One stretch of Tribolium castaneum strain GA2 chromosome 5, icTriCast1.1, whole genome shotgun sequence DNA includes these proteins:
- the LOC662371 gene encoding glycine N-methyltransferase: MTGIEFKTSPSGTGVIVKGVNDQYADGKMAKVYKAFIGDENARTENYKRFLIDLLRKKGCKRILDVACGTGIDSIMLLEEGFDVVSTDGSDKMLKYAYEQRWERRREPAFENWIIREANWLEVYDTVEDLVGDGFDAVICFGSSFAHLLDSYGDQREQKQAISNFEKCLKRGGLLLIDHRNYEKLIKGQAPKKCVFYDANYITNITTSVLSVMGKPALIIRDYIVVSDETSDKTNGVKKYKSETPTTTELRLMFHPHMVNDFRNMLKDIFGEKSSFHTLGDFKNLGEVEDPTFYIHIVEKQ; this comes from the exons atgacCGGAATCGAATTCAAAACCAGCCCTTCCGGGACCGGAGTCATCGTCAAAGGGGTCAACGACCAGTACGCTGACGGAAAAATGGCCAAAGTGTACAAGGCCTTCATcggagacgaaaatgcaagaaccgaaaattacaaaagattTTTGATCGATTTGTTGAGGAAAAAAGGGTGCAAACGAATTTTGGATGTCGCTTGTGGAACTGG AATTGACTCTATCATGCTTTTGGAGGAAGGGTTCGATGTGGTGTCAACTGATGGTTCCGACAAGATGTTGAAATATGCTTACGAACAAAGGTGGGAGAGAAGAAGGGAGCCAGCTTTTGAAAATTGGA ttATCAGAGAAGCCAATTGGTTGGAAGTTTATGACACGGTTGAGGACCTAGTTGGGGATGGTTTCGATGCTGTGATCTGTTTCGGTAGTTCATTTGCCCATCTTTTGGATTCTTACGGCGACCAACGCGAGCAAAA ACAAGCCATcagcaattttgaaaaatgcctAAAACGTGGCGGTTTGCTCTTGATTGACCACAGAAATTACGAAAAGCTTATCAAAGGCCAAGCTCCTAAGAAATGTGTCTTTTACGAc GCTAACTACATTACAAACATTACAACTTCCGTCCTTTCGGTGATGGGAAAACCAGCTTTAATAATTCGTGATTACATCGTTGTGAGTGATGAAACAAGCGATAAAACCAATggtgttaaaaaatacaaatctgAAACTCCAACCACAAC CGAATTGAGATTGATGTTCCATCCACACATGGTGAACGACTTTAGAAATATGTTGAAAGAcatttttggtgaaaaatccTCGTTTCACACTTTGGGCGATTTTAAGAATTTGGGAGAAGTTGAGGATCCAACCTTCTACATCCACATTGTTGAAAAACAATAA
- the Tmtc4 gene encoding protein O-mannosyl-transferase TMTC4 isoform X2 → MEKSKKYITISVAAFICYCNTLWGSFVFDDTEAIVKNKDVMPYIPLNEIFRNDFWGSNISLNSSHKSYRPLTILSYRLNVLYSNNKLDAFQFHATNVILYGLLCLLTIPVFELFLRKKKTQKSVDDTAYLSSLLFTVHPIHTECVAGLVGRADILCSILFFIVILLYDKAISKKSFVLLCIVVVTTAAAVLCKETAITVLGVCVVYDLFLLKKQRKDWCDIFNIYFFIRTATLVVTGLVILFYRFKIMNFEGPTFTSIDNPAAYADKVFIRIFSYNYIYFLNFLLLLWPQWLCFDWSMGCIPLIERISDKRILIVLIFWIITLISVHHLAKKVVENRFLDAKTMALGLIIFPFLPASNLFLKVGFVIAERTLLLPSAGFCLLVVIGLKKIQSFAPSHKTTVVVLFYTVCVIFTLRSIQRNFEWLREETLFTSALNVCPLNAKVHYNIAKIAGDQNNKTLALSEYKKALELNPNYEQAMNNLANLLREDRKFGEAEALLRKALDVRPNFAAAWMNLGIVLTNLNRTEEAEHCYKTAIKFRNKYPDCYYNLGNLYLDQKRNDEALDAWEMAVLYRPSHVAAWSNTLVLLDSMRQYDKVLELGITALIHNPKSPALHFSLANTLGKIQRFEKAESHFLEAINLNPNNALYHSNLGVLYHRWGKVDKAREMYKKALQIDPHMKTTELNLRKLVNAQD, encoded by the exons ATG GAAAAATCTAAGAAATACATCACAATTTCCGTAGCGGCGTTTATTTGTTACTGCAATACACTCTGGGGCTcattcgtcttcgacgacaccGAAGCAATAGTCAAAAACAAAGATGTGATGCCTTACATTCCACTAAACGAGATATTCCGAAACGACTTTTGGGGCAGCAATATCTCGCTTAACAGTAGTCACAAGTCCTATAGACCTCTCACTATTCTGTCTTATAG ACTGAACGTTTTATATTCCAATAATAAACTAGACGCATTCCAATTTCACGCAACCAATGTGATTCTTTACGGACTGTTATGTTTACTCACCATTCCCGTGTTTGAATTGTTTCTCCGCAAAAAGAAAACTCAAAAATCCGTTGACGACACTGCCTATTTATCAAGCTTGTTATTCACAGTCCACCCCATTCACACAGAGTGTGTCGCCGGACTCGTCGGCAGGGCCGATATTTTGTGCTCCATTTTATTCTTCATTGTGATATTATTGTATGATAAAGCAATTAGCAAAAAATCGTTTGTGTTACTTTGTATCGTTGTGGTGACCACAGCGGCTGCTGTCTTATGTAAAGAAACGGCGATAACTGTTTTG ggcGTTTGTGTTGTTTATGatctttttttgttgaaaaaacaaaGGAAAGATTGGTGCGacatatttaatatttatttttttatacgtaCTGCGACTCTGGTTGTGACAGGATTagtcattttgttttatagGTTTAAAATTATGAACTTCGAAGGCCCTACTTTTACGAGCATCGATAACCCAGCTGCGTATGCCgacaaagtttttattagA ATATTTTCCTACaactatatttattttttgaattttttgctctTGTTGTGGCCACAGTGGCTGTGTTTTGACTGGTCTATGGGGTGCATACCTTTGATTGAAAGAATCTCGGATAAAAGAATACTGATCGTCTTGATTTTCTGGATAATTACCCTCATATCTGTGCATCATTTGGCTAAAAAAGTCGTCGAAAACAGATTCTT GGACGCTAAAACCATGGCACttggtttaataattttcccaTTTTTACCAGCTTCAAATTTATTCCTGAAAGTGGGGTTTGTGATAGCTGAACGTACTCTACTATTACCTAGCGCTGGGTTTTGTCTACTGGTTGTGatcggtttaaaaaaaatccagtcTTTTGCTCCTAGTCACAAAAcg ACTGTAGTTGTGTTATTTTACACAGTTTGTGTCATTTTTACCCTTCGCTCAATTCAACGAAACTTCGAATGGCTGCGAGAGGAAACACTGTTCACTTCAGCTCTCAATGTGTGTCCTCTCAATGCCAAAGTGCACTACAACATCGCCAAAATAGCCGGCGaccaaaacaacaaaactttGGCTTTATCCGAGTATAAAAAAGCCCTCGAGCTCAACCCGAACTACGAACAGGCGATGAACAACTTGGCCAACTTATTGCGTGAAGACCGGAAGTTTGGCGAAGCCGAAGCCTTGCTCCGCAAAGCACTTGATGTTAG GCCAAATTTCGCGGCCGCTTGGATGAATCTGGGGATAGTTTTGACGAATTTAAATCGGACCGAGGAGGCCGAGCATTGCTACAAAACCGCGATCAAGTTCAGGAATAAATACCCGGATTGTTATTACAACTTGGGCAATTTG TATTTGGACCAAAAGCGCAACGACGAGGCTCTGGACGCGTGGGAAATGGCCGTACTTTACCGCCCTTCGCACGTGGCGGCTTGGAGCAACACCTTGGTGCTCCTGGACAGTATGAGACAATACGACAAAGTGCTAGAGTTGGGAATTACCGCCCTTATCCACAACCCGAAATCCCCGGCCCTGCATTTCAGTCTTGCCAACACGCTGGGGAAAATCCAGCGGTTCGAAAAAGCCGAAAGTCATTTTCTGGAAGCGATCAATTTGAATCCAAACAACGCTCTCTACCACTCGAATTTAG GGGTTTTATATCACAGATGGGGTAAAGTTGATAAGGCTCGTGAGATGTATAAAAAGGCACTTCAGATTGATCCCCATATGAAAACGACCGAACTGAATCTTCGCAAATTGGTGAATGCTCAAGATTGA
- the LOC662255 gene encoding uncharacterized protein LOC662255: MKYLVVVCALVAASQCKVLPERVSNLLCSRNDPDYNACTRKAFEKSIPVLAKGIPEINLPPFDPLELPFMSVDRTINELVSIKAVMKNIKVLGATNIVIEDTKANPHNYTAEMRITLPWTHLDMDYDVVGQLLIIPLRSKGFFSGNFTNTQIYAKGNLKLVDKNGVKYFQVDKYNMKIRVGDGEIKLIADNPDLQFGADLIANFYNENPRRVMDAVNPIFVETATDLYRVILNQVLATIPAKELLPE, from the exons atgAAGTACCTTGTGGTGGTGTGTGCTCTGGTCGCGGCCTCCCAGTGCAAAGTTTTGC CCGAACGCGTCTCGAATTTATTATGCAGCCGAAATGACCCCGATTACAACGCTTGCACTCGCAAGGCCTTCGAGAAATCCATCCCTGTCCTGGCCAAGGGAATCCCCGAAATCAACCTGCCCCCCTTCGACCCCCTCGAACTGCCCTTCATGTCCGTAGACAGGACCATCAACGAACTCGTCAGCATCAAAGCCGTGATGAAAAACATCAAAGTCCTCGGAGCCACCAACATCGTAATCGAGGACACCAA AGCCAACCCTCACAACTACACCGCCGAAATGAGGATCACCCTGCCCTGGACCCACCTCGACATGGACTACGACGTCGTGGGGCAGCTCCTTATCATCCCTCTGAGGAGCAAGGGATTTTTCAGCGGCAACTTCA CAAACACGCAGATATATGCCAAAGGAAACCTGAAGCTCGTTGACAAAAACGGAGTCAAGTATTTCCAAGTCGATAAGTACAACATGAAAATTAGGGTAGGGGACGGCGAAATCAAACTTATTGCGGACAATCCCGATCTTCAGTTTGGAG CCGACCTCATTGCCAACTTCTACAATGAAAACCCGCGTCGTGTGATGGACGCCGTGAACCCAATTTTCGTCGAGACTGCGACAGATTTGTACAGGGTCATTTTGAACCAAGTGCTTGCTACTATTCCCGCCAAagaattgttacctgaataa
- the LOC103313002 gene encoding cAMP-dependent protein kinase inhibitor beta produces the protein MPQKRLPGINPKTNGFVARKRKPKLTRQSVLKMLAVMEASRNTNPPVSKDETTPPTPSSEDARPQDFLQSGRTGRRNALANILGEHAIVTSSDLPAQLEALTTKDTPENPDNNQASTSKS, from the exons atgCCCCAGAAACGCCTCCCGGGCATCAACCCCAAAACAAACGGTTTCGTTGCCCGTAAAAGAAAACCGAAATTGACGAGACAGTCAG TACTGAAAATGCTGGCGGTTATGGAGGCGTCCCGGAACACTAATCCTCCGGTTTCCAAGGACGAGACAACGCCTCCAACCCCCAGTTCGGAGGACGCCAGGCCGCAGGACTTCTTGCAGTCGGGACGAACAGGACGGAGAAACGCCCTGGCTAATATACTGGGCGAGCACGCAATAGTGACCAGCTCCGACTTGCCGGCACAGTTAGAAGCCCTGACGACGAAAGACACGCCGGAAAACCCCGACAACAACCAAGCGAGCACAAGCAAGAGCTGA
- the Tmtc4 gene encoding protein O-mannosyl-transferase TMTC4 isoform X1, translated as MEKSKKYITISVAAFICYCNTLWGSFVFDDTEAIVKNKDVMPYIPLNEIFRNDFWGSNISLNSSHKSYRPLTILSYRLNVLYSNNKLDAFQFHATNVILYGLLCLLTIPVFELFLRKKKTQKSVDDTAYLSSLLFTVHPIHTECVAGLVGRADILCSILFFIVILLYDKAISKKSFVLLCIVVVTTAAAVLCKETAITVLGVCVVYDLFLLKKQRKDWCDIFNIYFFIRTATLVVTGLVILFYRFKIMNFEGPTFTSIDNPAAYADKVFIRIFSYNYIYFLNFLLLLWPQWLCFDWSMGCIPLIERISDKRILIVLIFWIITLISVHHLAKKVVENRFLDAKTMALGLIIFPFLPASNLFLKVGFVIAERTLLLPSAGFCLLVVIGLKKIQSFAPSHKTTVVVLFYTVCVIFTLRSIQRNFEWLREETLFTSALNVCPLNAKVHYNIAKIAGDQNNKTLALSEYKKALELNPNYEQAMNNLANLLREDRKFGEAEALLRKALDVSCRPNFAAAWMNLGIVLTNLNRTEEAEHCYKTAIKFRNKYPDCYYNLGNLYLDQKRNDEALDAWEMAVLYRPSHVAAWSNTLVLLDSMRQYDKVLELGITALIHNPKSPALHFSLANTLGKIQRFEKAESHFLEAINLNPNNALYHSNLGVLYHRWGKVDKAREMYKKALQIDPHMKTTELNLRKLVNAQD; from the exons ATG GAAAAATCTAAGAAATACATCACAATTTCCGTAGCGGCGTTTATTTGTTACTGCAATACACTCTGGGGCTcattcgtcttcgacgacaccGAAGCAATAGTCAAAAACAAAGATGTGATGCCTTACATTCCACTAAACGAGATATTCCGAAACGACTTTTGGGGCAGCAATATCTCGCTTAACAGTAGTCACAAGTCCTATAGACCTCTCACTATTCTGTCTTATAG ACTGAACGTTTTATATTCCAATAATAAACTAGACGCATTCCAATTTCACGCAACCAATGTGATTCTTTACGGACTGTTATGTTTACTCACCATTCCCGTGTTTGAATTGTTTCTCCGCAAAAAGAAAACTCAAAAATCCGTTGACGACACTGCCTATTTATCAAGCTTGTTATTCACAGTCCACCCCATTCACACAGAGTGTGTCGCCGGACTCGTCGGCAGGGCCGATATTTTGTGCTCCATTTTATTCTTCATTGTGATATTATTGTATGATAAAGCAATTAGCAAAAAATCGTTTGTGTTACTTTGTATCGTTGTGGTGACCACAGCGGCTGCTGTCTTATGTAAAGAAACGGCGATAACTGTTTTG ggcGTTTGTGTTGTTTATGatctttttttgttgaaaaaacaaaGGAAAGATTGGTGCGacatatttaatatttatttttttatacgtaCTGCGACTCTGGTTGTGACAGGATTagtcattttgttttatagGTTTAAAATTATGAACTTCGAAGGCCCTACTTTTACGAGCATCGATAACCCAGCTGCGTATGCCgacaaagtttttattagA ATATTTTCCTACaactatatttattttttgaattttttgctctTGTTGTGGCCACAGTGGCTGTGTTTTGACTGGTCTATGGGGTGCATACCTTTGATTGAAAGAATCTCGGATAAAAGAATACTGATCGTCTTGATTTTCTGGATAATTACCCTCATATCTGTGCATCATTTGGCTAAAAAAGTCGTCGAAAACAGATTCTT GGACGCTAAAACCATGGCACttggtttaataattttcccaTTTTTACCAGCTTCAAATTTATTCCTGAAAGTGGGGTTTGTGATAGCTGAACGTACTCTACTATTACCTAGCGCTGGGTTTTGTCTACTGGTTGTGatcggtttaaaaaaaatccagtcTTTTGCTCCTAGTCACAAAAcg ACTGTAGTTGTGTTATTTTACACAGTTTGTGTCATTTTTACCCTTCGCTCAATTCAACGAAACTTCGAATGGCTGCGAGAGGAAACACTGTTCACTTCAGCTCTCAATGTGTGTCCTCTCAATGCCAAAGTGCACTACAACATCGCCAAAATAGCCGGCGaccaaaacaacaaaactttGGCTTTATCCGAGTATAAAAAAGCCCTCGAGCTCAACCCGAACTACGAACAGGCGATGAACAACTTGGCCAACTTATTGCGTGAAGACCGGAAGTTTGGCGAAGCCGAAGCCTTGCTCCGCAAAGCACTTGATGTTAG TTGTAGGCCAAATTTCGCGGCCGCTTGGATGAATCTGGGGATAGTTTTGACGAATTTAAATCGGACCGAGGAGGCCGAGCATTGCTACAAAACCGCGATCAAGTTCAGGAATAAATACCCGGATTGTTATTACAACTTGGGCAATTTG TATTTGGACCAAAAGCGCAACGACGAGGCTCTGGACGCGTGGGAAATGGCCGTACTTTACCGCCCTTCGCACGTGGCGGCTTGGAGCAACACCTTGGTGCTCCTGGACAGTATGAGACAATACGACAAAGTGCTAGAGTTGGGAATTACCGCCCTTATCCACAACCCGAAATCCCCGGCCCTGCATTTCAGTCTTGCCAACACGCTGGGGAAAATCCAGCGGTTCGAAAAAGCCGAAAGTCATTTTCTGGAAGCGATCAATTTGAATCCAAACAACGCTCTCTACCACTCGAATTTAG GGGTTTTATATCACAGATGGGGTAAAGTTGATAAGGCTCGTGAGATGTATAAAAAGGCACTTCAGATTGATCCCCATATGAAAACGACCGAACTGAATCTTCGCAAATTGGTGAATGCTCAAGATTGA